The sequence GTTTACGTTTAGGGATTTAGGGCAGTACGGTGATCACTGCGTACGTGGAGTTATCTTTTAACAACACAGTGGCGGTCATTTGAATGATACCAGTTTAAAAATGGCACTTATATAACACAGCTGCTTAATGTGAAACATAGAGCCTTAAGCAGGGATGATAACATTAACAGGCTATTTAAAAGGCGAAAAATAAGTTTTAAGTTAAGGGGTTGTTGTACTACTCACtcaatttaaatttatttcatcactcgattcaaatttattataaatttttaGTGGTTTCTTAATGTGTATTTTTTGCACTGTTAttgaataaaaagatattttacgTTAAAATTAAATTGCGAATATGCTACTACAactttttgttgttgttattgtacGGACACGGAACCGGACTCGGTGGCAacgtagactggttaccggtctctatggAGACATTCTAAGGGCAATTTTCCCGAAATTTCCATCGAAGATAGAGCCAGTGCAAGAGCTACAGCCCGGTGTTTATAATTATCGTCCGGTGCAAGGGCTCCTTGGGGGTGTAATTCACCCCAAAAccccaaaataacaaaaatattgttaaatacataaataaattcataaatgaaatacaaaacgGCCAAAGTCTGAAACTGGATCTACAGTCCAGTATATAGTTGTTGCCCGATGCAAGGGCTCCTTGGGGGTCTAATTGATGCCCAAAGCccccaaaatatcaattataatgtttagaaataaataagtGAAATACAAAACGGTCAAAGTCTCTGAAACTTTCAGAGAAGATAGAACTATTCGAGAGTACAGTCCAGTATATAGTTGTTGCCCGGTGCAAGGGCTCCTTGGGGGTCTAATTGACGCCCAAAGaccccaaaatatcaaaaataatgtttagaaattaataagtaaaatacaaaacggTCAAAGTCTCTGAATCTTTCAGAGCAGAACTATTCGAGAGCTACAGTCCAGTATATAGTTGTTGCACGGTGCAAGGGCTCCTTGGGGGTCTAATTGACGCCCAAAGCccccaaaatatcaataataatgtttagaaataaataGGTGAAATAAAAAACGGTCAAAGTCTCTGAAACTTTCAGAGAAGATAGAACTATTCGAGAGTACAGTCCAGTATATAGTTGTTGCCCGGTGCAAGGGCTCGAGGGTTTAAATGACCcccaaaaacccacaatatcgaaaataatgtttagaaataaataagtaaaatacaaaacggTCAAAGTCTCTGAAACTTATATAGAGCCCTTCTTACTAGAGGTCAAAAAGTGTAGAGCAGCTCGTGGACTAGTTACTGACTACTCGTGGACGTGAGACGAGTCAGTGCCGTGGTGGTGGTGAAGCCTACTATCTTTTAAAATATATTGTATTGTGGCTGGGTTcgatgaatttgaaatgtcCCAATTCGAAATTTTTGTACATGCTGACAATGattattttacaatttcagGGCCAAAAACCGTACACAAATGTTGAGCAAACAAAGAAAAAACCTCTTCctaaaaaaagttgaaatgcTGTCCAGTATTCTAATAGATGCGTGTAGTAGCCTATAGAAGTCGTTtgcaatgatatttcagaagtTATGAATGATTGGAAACGATATGTCAAGACCTCGATTCAGCTATCGAAAAAAATCTCTAACTTCTGcattttaattaattcatctatGCCTGAAACTAATTTTTTCCCTTTAATACAGAAATAAGTCATTTTACACATAGATATTTTCTTCTTATAAATTaacctttcaaatgaattaatagtcagaacattttccttatcgttattgttgaatcattttcgatatttacgacggatcagaatattcattcaactcaAAATGTTCTTCCATTCGTCTAGCACATGCCTAGATATTTCGCCGTTTCGTCAAATTTTGTTGTGAGTTTGGGTTTTTTTCGGGAGCTGACATGACAGGTAAGGCCTGTCAGGTTCTGGAAATTCTGCACACAGACATCATTCTTCAAATCAGCTGATTGTAAAGTAGTCTTTCAAACTACAGTTGTGGGGAACCCGTTGttacaacgactggtattcagaagGCAAGTTTACCACTGGAACCCCTAATAAATACTCGTTGTAGATAATAAGATGACTTCACCTTTTTAGGCAGCTATTTAGCTGATTGACTATCAATATCACATCGACTCGACGACTGGGCTTGCCACAATTCGATGGATGGAGGAAGACACAGTAGCCTAATAATAAAAGACTAGATACTGCAATTACTGGTGTCACCCATCCTCCATCAAATTGTAACAAGGCCTTGTGGGTAGACGAGGCACTTTATGTAGAGTGTATTAGCTGATTGCCGTTCAGTGTTGCTGGCGCTAGGCAGTGTCCTCATACTAATCATGGAGATGTTGACTCTGTTTACAGGAAACACAGGAAGATGCCTTCGAACGGTAAAGTTGGCACCTACATCATCAGATTCACAAACTGTCATATTTTGCGACAGCATAAAATCGTCAAAGATGATTTATGGGTTCGCGATGGTAAATTTCTCGATccaaataaactgttttttgaagaaaaaggcTGGTCAGATGTGATAGTGGATTGCTTCGGTGCTACAATATCCCCTGGCTACATCGACCTGCAGATTAATGGTATAAATCTTTGATGCATTTAGATTATTACACACGTTTAACAGGTCATTTTGAGATGTTTGAACTTGAATAATTACAGGTGGTTTCGgcattgatttttcattgGATACCGAAAATGTAGAAGTCGGATTACAGAAGGTTTCAAAAGGACTTTTATCTCATGGGGTAACATCGTTTTGCCCAACCATTGTCACATCTCCTAAAGAAATTTATAACAAGGTAAGAGCCATCAACTCTGATACAGCCATAATCACGGATGTGGGCCATGTATTGAGGATTGCCTATGTACACGGTATATGGTTTGAAATGAgagttattaatttttttcttttcaggttTTACCACATGTCCAGAAAACGGAAGGTTCTGAGAATGGAGCCGGAATTCTAGGTGAATATATCCGGTCCTACAGTACTCAGAAATCGTACCAAATCATGTCACTGTTACTACTACTtgcatttaaatatgaaatacaggGGTACATTTAGAAGGACCATTTATAAACTCTGAGAAACGAGGTGCTCATCCTGAAGAACATTTAACCCGGTATGACAACGgcttttctgatgtattatcaACGTACAGTACGCTGAACAACATACGGATTGTTACGATAGCACCAGAACTTCTAAAATCTGTTGAAGTTACGCAAGAATTAGTAAAACGTGGAATTGTTGTCTCAGTTGGTAAGTTATTAGACGGTTTACTCACGAGCCTGAGAGATGTTTGTAGATGTTTTCTTGATATTCTCGTTTCAATAGGACACTCGATGGCTAGTTTAGCCGAAGGAGAAGTTGTTGTGAAAGCTGGAGCTTCTTTCATTACACATTTATTCAACGCTATGTTACCGGTAAATTCTAAAATCTTCTTAACTGCAAATTGAAACGATTTACAGTAGAAGCCGCTTAATTGTTCAGATCATTTTGGActgatgaaattcatataAGAAATCCGGTTTAAACATCGTATTTTACATACTTTTCTGATAAGAAGACTGAAGTAGATAACATTCGCTCAAAATTGAGATTAAACTTATATAGATTAAGCaggttttactgtattttccGTGATTATGAtggatatattttcagttccATCATCGAGATCCTCATCTAGTCGGTTTACTAACTAGCGATCAACGGCCACCCAGTGGTGAAATATACTTTGGAATGATAGCAGACGGAGCGCATAGTCATCCGGCTGCATTGAGAATTGCACATAAAGTTCACTCAGAAGGTAACGTCCCAGATTAGTTACTACTGATCAATACCAGGATTTTTTGGAGCCCTACTGTTCATATGATATCTTGAATTATTTGTAGGTTTAATACTGGTGACAGATGCAGTGCCAGGATTAGGCTTGGAACCAGGGTTCCACACGCTTGGCCAGCTTAAAGTGGAAATTACAAATGTAGCTAAGATAGCTGGTACTGACACTCTATGCGGAAGGTAGGTCATCCATCATCAAGTACACAGGTTTTTCATTTAAACACTGAAATAAGCTAATTGTTTCTTTGTTCTTTTTCGAAGTATTGCTCCAATGAACGTTTGTGTGAAGAATTTCTATGAAGCAACTGGTAGGTGAAGCTTTTtccatttctttttgaaattttgggaCTGAATTATCATAATCGGTCGGTCAGTgctttgatttaatattcaacTGAAAGCGTCAACATTCATTTGTAGAATGCAGTAAAGCAGATGCTTTGGAAAGTGCTACACTTCGCCCGGCCAAACTTCTCGGAATTACTGAACAAAAAGGAACTCTAGATCATGGGACAGATGCTGATTTTATTTTACTCGACGACAATTTGAACTTGTTGGCTACATTTATCAGTGGCAAGAAAGTATGGGAAATTAAAACTGGAACGACGACACATTCTAAGTGCTCTTGATATATTATTCGATAAAATTTCACATTTCCTTTAATACAACAGAATctgcttaattcggatcatttgggaccaacaaaattcatctggTTTACGAGAAATCGAgattaaaagtcattttcttcTATGAACAAATGGACTGCAGATATTGTCTGGATTAGACCAAAATCTGGCCAGATTAGATGGGATTAAGCCGATCTGGGTTTGACTGTTACGTACTCTAGTTTTATTGATTAAATGGttgaagaaaaacaatatatttctataagtCTCATCTAAGcaaattgtatattttttcctgatttgaaaatctttGAATAATCAGGTCTGTCTCGTTATAATTTCTTGCTAGCTAggcaaaataaatatttatttgattacaaCTGTGTTTTCCAATTTTATCTTGAGTCTTGTAATTTCTAGACAAATGGGATCATCATTGATGCATTTCTTCGGCTAAATTAGATGCGAAATTTCTTATAGAGAATGAAATCTGGCATGATTCTGCAGCAGGAAGTTCGTcgcaaatattcatttttgaaactaagctaataaaatattttaagtcCGGCCCGCAAGCAAGTCTTATCAGATTTTAACCGTTAAGGGCTGCCGCTATATATTACATCAGCGGTAAAAATGTGAACTAAATCGAAAGCACAATTTTCCTACTGCGGCATGCGAATGCCGGTCAAAGATGAGTAcaggggcagcactgtacaGTTAAGATTTCACCTTAGATGGCAGCAGTGCACGGTACTGGTTAGCTGTCACTGGAAGGTCGCCGAGAGGACACATAAAACCATAAAAAACTGAGCAAAATGAGCCTTAAAAAACTGTCAATCGATTCAGTGGATGTGAAAGATAAGCGCATCCTTATAAGGTTTAAATGCTTGTATAATTTACTTATtctgattttcaaaatgagcGGCTTTGACGCCCCTTTGAATGTTCATCCCAGGCCATTCAATTTTTAAACAGTCGCAAAAAAAACACACAAAACAGTCGCCTTTGAGTTTGATAAAAGCTGGGTCCCATAGGGCATGTAATATAGTTGGACTGTTGGTATGTATGTTAGAATATTGCTTGGGTAAAGCTTTGATGTTGGATACCAGCTTGATTTGGGGAGCCCCCTGACCCTGGCATACTCACTCTCAGACTCCTCAGAGACGCATTATGAATAATTGCAGTTCTGCaccattcattattgtggCATTTTTACTTTATCATAGTCCGGTTAGCAGCTCCTCTGTAATTGCTATCATAGACTAAAACATAGTTGTATTTCATTGCAGAGTGGATTTCAATGTACCTATGAAAGATAAATCCATTACCAATAACCAAAGGTGAATAATACATgaaaagtgaaatatttaagatttgTTAGCCTGCATAAAATGTAATTAATTAAATTCAGGATTGTTGCCGCTTTGCCGACTGTGAATCTTGTGCTTAAAAATGGTGCCAAATCGGTTGTTATGATGTCTCATCTGGGCCGACCTGACGGTCGTCCTCAAGAAAAATACTCCCTAGCCCCGGTCGCTGAAGAAATGAGAAAACTTCTGGGCAGGTCTGTATATGAACAACTTAAGTCTAGGGTCAATTTTTAGGAATATttggatataaaaacgatggaTTATTCAGATTGCACGTTTTCACTGGTCGTATTAAGACCAATGTAGTATATCCAAGATTAAGAAgaaaaaatacctaaaaaaTCGATCTTAGAGATAAATTTGAAAAGACTTTAGATCACTCTGTATTAAGTTTAAGATTTAATTGTGTTTGATGTGATTTGTTTTGTAGAGAGGTGACATTTCTCAGCGACTGCGTTGGTGCGGAGGTTGAAGCCGCTTGCGCTAACCCGGCGACTGGATCCGTAATTCTTCTTGAGAATCTCCGTTATCACATCGAGGAGGAAGGGAAAGGCGTCGACGCCGGGGGAAATAAAGTAAAGGCATCGGACGCCGATGTTAAAAAGTTCAGGGAGTCGTTATCGAAGCTGGGAGATATTTATGTGAATGATGCTTTCGGCACTGCCCACAGAGCGCATAGGTACGATACATAAAACACAACTTAACCTGATATCAATCATTAAGTTTCCACTTTATACTTTTCAACATCGTTTGTATTGGACCCTTTAAGTTATGGGTTATTTATtcaaccaaaaattcataaagactgaATTTTTATTCAACTTATTAAGTACATCAAAATTAAGTCTTATTTTATGTTTGTTTTGTCAGCTCAATGGTTGGAGTCGACCTACCCATAAAGGCGTCTGGAACTCTTCTATCAAAAGAACTGAAGTATTTCGAGAAAGCGCTAGTTTCTCCGTCTCGTCCATTCCTTGCTATTCTCGGAGGGTGAGTAGTCATTCCACATTCTCTTCTAGAAAGAAGAATTCTATTTCATTGAATACTATTCTTCAATTCTCAGTGCTAAAGTTAAGGACAAGATTCAACTGATTGGAAATCTTTTGGATAAAGTAAACGAAATGATCATCGGAGGCGGCATGGCGTATACGTTCTTAAAAGTATTGAATAACATGGAGGTACGAATGTCAATGagttgattttaaaattaatttaaaattcGTTACAAAATTACTCACTCCATTTCATCGTGATAACGACTCATTCTTGCTTCAACTCCCCCCAGAATCTGCATACCTCGTAGATAATTTATTGGTCCCCTGAGATCCGAGGTGGAGTCTAGTGTTGTTAAATATGGGTAAACGGAATGAGTTTGTTCAATTATTATTCAGATCGGGCAAAGTTTATACGACGAAGAAGGTTCGAAAATCGTGCAGACATTGATggataaggctaaaaaaaatggCGTTAAAATCCATCTCCCGGTTGACTTCAAGACGGCAGATGCTTTCTCTGAGGATGCTAATTCTGGTGAGGCTACAGTCGAGGGTGGTATTCCAGCTAAATGGATGGTAAGAGATTTGTCAAATATCGTATTTGCCTTGCGAACTCAGTTGGatactgaaaaatatatgTTTTCTTGCTGTATTTACAGGGATTAGATGTTGGCCCAAAAACTACAGCAAAGTTTATTGAAGTTATCAAGAACGCCAAACTTATCGTCTGGAATGGGTAGGTCTTAAAAACCTTAAATTATTGTCTTGAAGATCTTGTAAGTTGTAAGATGGTTAAGATGATTTTTGTGTGGTTGTAGTCCTGTCGGTGTATTTGAATTCGACAAGTTTGCCGCCGGAACGAAAGCTCTCATGgatgcagtagttgatgttacCAAATCAGGAACTGTTACTATTATAGGTAAGAAGCAACAccaaaatttgataaaatatttgaaatcagagaTATATGTACCATTTTTTGGTGGGTCTGGTCCAAGAATATCTGAGAAAATATTGGTTcagggaaaatgaaaaagaaaatacagaatatttcaaGAAGGCcctcaacattattttgatgtATGTACTATATCGATATTAATGTGTTTACTATTTCGTATTTTCAGGTGGTGGAGATACAGCTACTTGTTGCGCTAAATGGGACACTGAAGATAAAGTTAGCCATGTCAGTACCGGTGGTGGAGCCAGTCTCGAATTACTGGAAGGTAATTTATGTTAGATGTTGTTAATGTCTCTTCAAGTATAGAAAGTGTTGACTGTCTAAAAACTTTATTGAAatctttgtttatattttaggTAAAACATTGCCTGGTGTCGCAGCACTTAGTGATGCTTGAATGAAAGAGAATAGATCAACCTCCCCCTATCATACCATGTGCTTAACTAGTAGCTGACCATAGTCTTTATTTATGTGGTCTTTTTTCAATCCTGTGTCTCTCACTTATTTATTAATAA is a genomic window of Tubulanus polymorphus chromosome 5, tnTubPoly1.2, whole genome shotgun sequence containing:
- the LOC141905212 gene encoding N-acetylglucosamine-6-phosphate deacetylase-like isoform X2, whose translation is MPSNGKVGTYIIRFTNCHILRQHKIVKDDLWVRDGKFLDPNKLFFEEKGWSDVIVDCFGATISPGYIDLQINGGFGIDFSLDTENVEVGLQKVSKGLLSHGVTSFCPTIVTSPKEIYNKVLPHVQKTEGSENGAGILGVHLEGPFINSEKRGAHPEEHLTRYDNGFSDVLSTYSTLNNIRIVTIAPELLKSVEVTQELVKRGIVVSVGHSMASLAEGEVVVKAGASFITHLFNAMLPFHHRDPHLVGLLTSDQRPPSGEIYFGMIADGAHSHPAALRIAHKVHSEGLILVTDAVPGLGLEPGFHTLGQLKVEITNVAKIAGTDTLCGSIAPMNVCVKNFYEATECSKADALESATLRPAKLLGITEQKGTLDHGTDADFILLDDNLNLLATFISGKKVWEIKTGTTTHSKCS
- the LOC141905212 gene encoding N-acetylglucosamine-6-phosphate deacetylase-like isoform X1, coding for MPSNGKVGTYIIRFTNCHILRQHKIVKDDLWVRDGKFLDPNKLFFEEKGWSDVIVDCFGATISPGYIDLQINGGFGIDFSLDTENVEVGLQKVSKGLLSHGVTSFCPTIVTSPKEIYNKVLPHVQKTEGSENGAGILGVHLEGPFINSEKRGAHPEEHLTRYDNGFSDVLSTYSTLNNIRIVTIAPELLKSVEVTQELVKRGIVVSVGKLLDGLLTSLRDVCRCFLDILVSIGHSMASLAEGEVVVKAGASFITHLFNAMLPFHHRDPHLVGLLTSDQRPPSGEIYFGMIADGAHSHPAALRIAHKVHSEGLILVTDAVPGLGLEPGFHTLGQLKVEITNVAKIAGTDTLCGSIAPMNVCVKNFYEATECSKADALESATLRPAKLLGITEQKGTLDHGTDADFILLDDNLNLLATFISGKKVWEIKTGTTTHSKCS
- the LOC141905100 gene encoding phosphoglycerate kinase-like, which gives rise to MSLKKLSIDSVDVKDKRILIRVDFNVPMKDKSITNNQRIVAALPTVNLVLKNGAKSVVMMSHLGRPDGRPQEKYSLAPVAEEMRKLLGREVTFLSDCVGAEVEAACANPATGSVILLENLRYHIEEEGKGVDAGGNKVKASDADVKKFRESLSKLGDIYVNDAFGTAHRAHSSMVGVDLPIKASGTLLSKELKYFEKALVSPSRPFLAILGGAKVKDKIQLIGNLLDKVNEMIIGGGMAYTFLKVLNNMEIGQSLYDEEGSKIVQTLMDKAKKNGVKIHLPVDFKTADAFSEDANSGEATVEGGIPAKWMGLDVGPKTTAKFIEVIKNAKLIVWNGPVGVFEFDKFAAGTKALMDAVVDVTKSGTVTIIGGGDTATCCAKWDTEDKVSHVSTGGGASLELLEGKTLPGVAALSDA